The stretch of DNA TGGGCTCAGAACATatccaaagaaaaagaagggtcATCCCTATGTGAGCTGTTCCCTCCCTTGCCCTGCCACGAGTTTTCTATGTGGTACCAGGCAAAAGCATTTAGGATGTCCTGTACCTGCAACCTGAATGCCTGTTGGAGCAACCACCCACCTAACCTGGAGGAGCTTTTTCTGGAATACCTTTGGCATTAATTTAAGTTCTTTTCCACTCCTGCCTTGGAAATTAATATGTTACTTCAGTGCTGGACCTCCCACAAAGTTGTGCCAGGTTCATCTATATCCTGCAGTCTCCGCACTCATCTGTCCTCACTCCCCTCCCACGCCTTGTTACACCATGCTACTACCTCCAGCTGCACTCCACAAACAGGAGTGTGGCTCCCTCTTTTCATCCCAACACAATCTAGACCTAGTCAGAAGGGTCTCCTGCTTTTTCAGACTCTGATTTCCACCTTCAGTTGCAAAGTGTAGAGAAAGAGGGGGATTTCAAGGTTCTTCACCTTTgaaatatgtatatgtatgaatatgtataatATGAATGTATaagtaaaatatgaatatgtaGTGGGCTTCCTTCTTTCAGGATTTCCTATGACACAATGCTTTCTTGGCAACCTTTGCACTCCACAGATGAGAGGCACTTCAGTGGCTGCAGACTTTTCTGAGGgctacagggttttttttcctttcttttacacTTGCAAGTTTTTCTGTAATCACCTGAAGCCCATGACTGTGTATTACTCCAACGCATTTTTTCCACACTGTGTTTCAGTATTCATTTCCACTCTGTGGTGGGAGGTGTGGCAGAAAAGGTGGATGTGTTTATGATCCAGGTGTGTTTGAGATGAACATGGTGTGGTGTACAGGAAATAAAGTACAGGGAGTAGCTACACTTCTGGGTGTGTGGGCAAGGTAGTGTGTTCACAGGTGTGTGTTCACTGTGGGAATGATGTGGCATGTGAGGCATTTTCAGCCCTACTCACTGGCTGCAAAATGTCTTTGAACCCCAGGTCATGGAGATAGGAGATGGCTGCTTCATGACAGAGGTGTGATCTTCTGTCATCTCTGAGAGAGAAGGTGGCTGGACCTCAAAGGGTAAGGAAAGCTTTCTGTTCCTGCTAATCTTGCTGGGAAAAGGGCGGGTGCTATTGGAGGAATAGCAGGATACCGCAGGATACaagaggcaaagaaaagctAAAGGGTTTACTCCAAAGAGGAGTAACACCATGAACTCCTGATCTCCCTGACACATTAGGAAACACTCAAGTTCTGCAGGCATTTGCCACCCTCTTGTCATCCCTGGTGCTCCATCAGTCCCTTGGGAACAGCATCCATAATGCTGAGCACTAGTTGAAGTGATCGCATCTGGGAGAGCAAAGCCAGATTTTCAGCAGCAAGGAAACAGTTTGCAGATTTGGTGGCAGCTGTGACACTTGCCACATGTACTGGGAACACTGAATGGGAATGCTTTTTCCCTAGTAAACAGCAGAGAGTTATAACCTCTGCAAACAGTAGGGATTTATTAATGTAGGGGTTTACATTCACTGACCTAAAGGTCTTCTGCCACATGGAAAATTTTAAAGGGGTCAAGTAGAAAGCTAGCAAACCCAAGGTTTTATCAACCTGGAAAGGTTATATCCATTGGTTCAAGGATGGTGAGGCACAAGCACTGCAACCTCCTGAAAGCTCTCTAGGTTTCTGAATGGTGTGTGGACACTGCAGGAGGCAGCTCAAGTGATAAAGGGAGGGCTGTGACAAAAAGCCAGAACAGGGTCCTGAGCTCTGACAGAGACTCCTCCCAGATATGGGGGAATAAAAGGTGGTCAGGAAAtagataattttttccttcagctaaTAATTCAGTACATTCAGCCGTAATGCAGTTCTAGCAATTCCTCACTTGAAAGTTAGGACCTTTATGTTCTCCCCTTGCTCATATGTATCACTATTTTCAGCATTTATTAACAACATTTTAATTCCCAAAGAACAATACAACATGCTGTCATTGGCCAGAGTGCCAAAACAGGGAGAGTCAGACCCTTCCTTTACAAAAAGGTGCTGCAAGATCCAGCTTTTTCAGTAGAATATTAACTAATTCCTGTAATGTATCTATATCCAGGCCCAAGCTGTGCTTTGAGATGCCTGCAAGCTTCCAGGAACACAAACAGCTCCTAAAGATTGGCAACACATTCTGGAGCAGCTGTTGTTTGTAGTCCACTGTGCTCTGGTTGGGTCAGTCCTGCAAGTGCCATGCCAGCAAGGAGCTCTCCAGTCACTCTCTGTGCCTCACCCTGGGAAAGCATTCGTCTGAGATGGAGTGACAACAATGAACTGGACTTTCTCCCTCTGGTAGTCTTATTTATGTTTTAATCAGTGTTTCTTTCATCTCAGATATGACTGTTTCATGGTAGTGAAAACATGGGTGTTCAGTGTGACTTGGGACTTTTTCTATTACTCCATATATGTCCTTCACAGTGATATTGTAAGGCCCCAAGATAAGTGATCTCTTAACTTGGGTAGTCTCTGctccaggaaaatattttcttcaaaagaaagCATCAGACTGACTGGAGAAAGGATCCCAGGTGCAGTCATAGTGACCAAGGCAGAGTATTAATTATTTAACCTCTCTAAACCAGCTGAGCTCATAATTTCCCTCAGGCCTTGCTTTAGTACCATTTCTATAACCCACAGAACAAAGGTTATAAATAAAACAGCCTTGGAGCACAAGCTAATATTCCACCTTTGGACCAGGTAAATTACATTCAGCAATGTACTGTCCTGCACATTTTGTGTTAGTGCCTCTCAGCAATGGCACTGATACAAACATGCAAAGCAGCATGGCAGGTACAAACATGCCTGTGGCACCATTTTCCTAGGAAAGGGGTGAGAGGGGGAGTGGGAGATGACTACTTTATACTACTTTATACCACTTTTCTACTTGAGCCAGCAAGTACCACAATCATCTCACCACATCTTAAATCACCTTACTACAGCAAGTGTGACAATACCAGGACCCACAcagaaaattcttcactgtATTTGAAACTGAAACTCAAATTATTTCAGCTAATAGTGTATGCTTTTAGCTACATCTATGCCCATCTGGCTGTAGTCACAGCAGCCTACTGGCACACAGAGGCAGCTTGTTTCAGTCACAGTGGTGGATTTGAGCACAGAAATTGCCGCTATGGGCAGGCTCCAATGCAAGATGAATTACTGCCTCTCCCTCAGTAGCAGCAACAGAAGCTCTCACAGTGGTTCCCCTCTGTATGCAGCGGGAAGAGAATGTCCTCTTGAGCATAGCAAGTTTTATTACTGTGATTTTCAGTGTTGCAATTCTTGACTTTATCACTCCAAGCAACTCCCTCACTCAGTTCTCAGGGCTGGAGCCAATGGTCCCTCTGGAGCATTGCCATGGCCCATTCCTGGCCCCTCAGCCAGAGGGACTCACACAAACCACAGGTGACAtggaaggaagaagggaggggCAGGAAGCGACATGTCTGTCACTGCTTCTCCAGATGATAGCATGCATCCTTTTCCTCTTCACACACTGCCAGAGCCTGGCCTGGAGTCATGGTGCTGAACAAATAGCACCCGCTGGTtttgccagctcccagcaggattCCTTCCCCCTCAGTGCACAAATATCCACAAGGAAAAGCAACCTCATTTATCACAACTGCAGGCTTCCTTTTCAAGGAATCCCATATTTCCTCATCTTTGCTCTCCTACCTTTAGAGGGCCTTGTGGCATGGCAGACCCCCTGGGCCTCTCCCACTTCTTCCCAAGGCAAATTACACCTCAGCCTGGGCTGTGGTGACAGAGGACAGATGAGTGGCTGGCTCCACGAGGGATGTGGCTGGCACAGCACATGGGACCTGTCCCACAGCATCCACCAGAGGCAGTGGGGCACAGCCAGAGGTGGTGATAAGCCCCATCCATAGGTGATGAGGCAGGAATCCTGCCGGCAGGCCAAGGCCCAGCGAAAGGCAGGGGCTCAGCAGGATCATGGCTGCACCAGCGCAGGTGGTCACAGTCCTGAGGGGctgacagggacagcaccaggACAGATAAAAACAATCCTGGGCCATGAGCATTGGGACAGGTGGCCCAAGGTGCCTGGtagggacaggcagggctggtgaTGCTGTCAAGGTGCCATCACTTCAGGACcttaaaattacagaaaatgcaTCAGTGTATTCATTATGCACTTTAAGTCGTTCTCACATATCCAGGTCTAATTAAAGTTCTCACAGCTGGCATGGCAAGACACAGCTAGGTGTGTATGTGACAATACCACCAAAAATAGGAGAGATGGGACTTGTCCTGGTAGACGGGACAGAGTaaagctggagctgtgggaaaaAGTAGCAGTGAAAGTTCTGGCAAAATTGTCCCTCTGTTTACAAGCTCACACTGGGAAGAAATGCTAGTCACCTGTTTTGGACCAATCTGTGATTTTCAAATGCATCTTTATTGATAAATTGATTAAGTTCTAGTCTGaactttattttacaaaaacctgcagctaaccaacaccaaaaaaattaCCATCATTACCTTGTACAATACTAGCACAAAAACAGAAATGCCACAATTCAGTTGAAAGAACTGTTAAAGAACTAAATTAAATCATAAACTCTACACGTAACGAACAGTTGTGATTAGTCCCACGTGTCATTTATAAACCCAGCAGCGGGAGGGGAGGACTGAACACAAAACCAAGCACCCCAGATGCCAACTCTTTCTCCCCTGCTTAACCACGTGCTTGGTATGAACAAGTatgacagcagcagagatgcataCCATCTGCATGTGTCTTCTCTTTTATCCTAGAAAGTCTCCTGGGTCTGTTCTCTGCTTCAGAATATTCAGAGCTTCCTAAAACAAGAGATTGATGCAGATTTGCACCCAAAGGACATGAAGAGAGCCTGGTAGTCGAAGGAGACTGAGTCTAAAAGAGAGGACTGAGCAgtgcaaggagaaactgaagttATCTAAGTGGCAGTAGGTAAAACTTATCCAAACACATTTATTCCAGATGAACAAAGGATGGAACAGCAAACCTGAAGTTCAGGATGTAACACTGGGGATATTCTGCCATCCATTTCATCATCTGCTCCCTCATTCTCTGTCTGCCCATTCCGACTACTCTGTCTGCATCCTTTATGGTTCCTCACTTCTCTCCCATTCTTCTGGTACTTCCCACCCCACACAGTCAGTAACCCCTCTGCCCTACCACGCTGCCCTCCCTGACCTTCACACAGTTTTGCCATTAACTCCCATCTGACACTCCCATCAGGTCTCCCGTCTCATGCACCTCCATGTAACAACAGAGAAGGCTGAAACCTGATTTCCTGTTCCCCACACTCAGAGGAGCATTCATCTTGATTTCTCATTCCTGAGGAACACAGTGAACAGTGATCTAACTTTACAGGTAAGTAAACTGAGCAAACGCCTTCAACtaaattgggattttccctgtgttgttcatccttctcttttttccctcttggtCCCTCTCTTAAATGTAGGAATGTTTACAGTAATTCAAGCCTAGTTCTCTGATTTTTAGATAAGACCCCAGAATTCTCCTGAAAGTCAGCTCACACTCCAAGACCACTCCTTCATCATAGTTACGGCAGTAATGGAAAAATCTGCTGTTCATGCCAGCATGagggaagaaactgctttgGCATGACAGCACAAGGCTTGCACAGGACAACAACCATCTGGCACTCTTTTAAGAACAACACtggcttaaaataaaataatttaaggaAAAAGCCTACAGATAATCtattcctttttcccttcaagTCTACAAGAACCTCTCTTGTGGCTTAGAGAGGCACTGTTACCCAATCACAGAAAGCCAGCAGAACACACGTGGCAGTGATTGATTTCCTATGCTTGTGCATGTGGTGCAAGGGCTGTACAGGGATGAGACATGGAAGGGAAAGCTAAACCCACAGGAATTCTCCCCTCTTCAAATCTGCAGAAGACTGGTACAAGGACAACACTGATAGATAATTTTCTGTGTTCACCAAAAACAAGATCACTAGTAGTTAGTTGCCTTAATGCACAGCAAGGGTGACTAAAGTTAGGTATCAGGAAAAGCAATCTCTTTTGTAGGCTAGCTAGGAACTGAACAGACAATCTCAGCAACCTCCAGGATCTTCTTCAGTGAAGTTCACTAAATACAAGTTTGATGAACAGCCATGGTGGACATGTTTGGGATACTCAGTCCTGTCTCAGAGATGGTGAGGGCTCTTGAGGTCCTTTCTAGCCCTGTGCTTAAGAGTTTATCAGTTGACTACACTGAAAAGAACAAAAGGGTCATTTTTCTGTCCAGCAGTTGCAATTAaagcaacaaaaggaaaaaaaaaattgaagaatcTTTCTGTCCTTTCCCCAGCCTTCCTGTCTCACAGCTGAGGAGTTCCCAGCCCTCAGAGTAAGCCCTTCTAATACTGATGGACAGAGCTACCAGTCCTTCTAATACTGATGGAAATGATAGGAAACACAGTAACCTTAGAACAATTCACAGGTAGCAGCTGTGAGTGAGGACtgccagcacaggacagccttGTGTGGGCAGAGTGAAGGGTTTCATAGCTCACTGAATGGGAGCCATGGACAAGACAGGACAAGGTCAGTGTACAATACATGGCATGCCTTCTTCATCCAATGAAAGGGTTACATGAAAATGGCCATCCTGCCCAGTCATTCTCCTGGAGCTTCACTACACTGGCTTGTCTAGCAGCCTCCAGCACTAACTACTTCCAGCTGTGGCAAGAGAAGAATTGTTAAGAGTGGAGTTTCCACACCCCCCAGTATGGAACCTCTTGCTAAGTCTTCAAGGTCACCTTGTCCCCCTACCCTGACTCCcctcaatttaaaaaataatggttATAATTAATGCGTGGAAGCTGATGACATTGTGAATGTGGTTCACTTCCAGttctctttgtctcttctcatgcatcctcctcctgcctctccagcaACCCCCTCCCTCACCAATCCATTCCATCAGTCCATCCAGCCTGCATGCCTCGGGGGCTGCTGCTCACTTGCCATAGACGCTCTCATCGCTGTAGGCCACATAGAGAAAATAGTCCTCCTCGTGGTTGTCCTGCCAGGAGACAAAGGGACAAAGTGAGGAGCCAAAGCTAAAAACTCACTGCAGATGAGTGATAGATGAGTGATACTGAACTCCTTCACTGTTCCTCTCCCTTTACATTGAAGGCTTTGCTTCCCAAGTCCAAAGAGAACACTGGTCACAGCTCTGCTTCTACACACAGGCAGAATACATTTCTGTACTCAGAGAATTTACTTGAagagccacagccaggctgtgctgcaagCATGCAACAGAAATAGCTCTGACTGCTCATCAGTATCTCAGCAGTGGTATGGTCTTAAGAGTGAGAAAGAGACTTGGAAGGATCTAACAAGTCAAAAATCACCTCTagatagtatttttaatttttcagaacaCTTAGACAAGTGGCTGTATTTCTAAGTCCTGTTTTACATAAGGGCAGTAGAGCTGTTAAATGATTACACTGACACAAAAATTCTGCAGAGTGCCAGCAACAGAGATCTGACCTCAGATCTGGACAGTCAGACCCTCTCCTTTGACGTGTTCAGATTTGGAAAGCACCCTGCCTGTATTATCTTTTATTCTCTTCATCAGCACACAGATGGATGAAGTGACCAGTTATTGTCAAAAAGTGACAGACCAAGCAAGGCTCACAGCACCATGCCAGAGCTCTTTTAATAGAACACCCAGCAGAAGGAGAAATCAATCCAGGCTGCAAACCACCCATGATATAATGGCTACAGAACTGAGAAATATGGGCATCCAATATGCCTTTAAGGTTGATCAGGTAACACTGCTGAGTGAAACACTAGGCAGCAGTACTCACCGCATCCTACATAACCCTCACTTATACAGTACAAACAATGAAAAAGTAACTCCAGACAAAGAGTAAGTGTTCCCTAAGAAAGTATTTATAGACAGATGGATGTCCAGTGATGCTGGCCCTTTTACTGGCTTTTTACTTACTTTTACTGGCTAAAAGGAAATATCTTTTGTATACACAGCAAAACCTATGTTCTCCACCCTCCCCAGCCCAAATCCATCCTCTGAAAAGGAAGTGGTTTATTTCAAGATTTTGTTAAAGTAGTAGAACAAATATAACACTGCTGGGGCAACTATTTGCCACAACACGTTCAACTAGCAAACAACTAGTTGAATTGATAAGGCTCCCCAGCTTGTGGCTGGGGGATGGAACTCCCCTGACCAGGTGATGGGACACAGCTCAGGGCAAGAGCGTCCTGTGTTCAGGCATCTGTGACCAAGTGGAAACCACTGACACTTCTGGACATTGTTCTTGCCAACAACAGGCAAGAGAAAAGGGCCAGGCTTACCTCATACAGCTGGCCCATGGTAGCACTGGTGGGAGGGATGGTGTTATTGACGAAGAAGAACAAAGCATCTTCCGGCCTCAGGTGGATCCGCTTTCGGATTAAGAAGTAGAATTGACCAACTGAAGAAGAACAAAGAATGCCTTAGATGCAGgaatgttggatttttttttttttttttgtttatttttgtttatttttgtattttaaccCTAACCATGGATGTTTTCTTTTGGTGGTGGAAGTCACATGCTGTATATAAAAAGTAGGGGAAAATGAATAatgcagggaaaaaagcaaTAGAAGAAAGCAGTAAGTTCATGACTGTAACAACATGAGCAGCCAATCCACTCAGAACTGGCAGTTTTTCTGGTACACACCCCATACCATGTCCCTTCTATATGCACACTCCACCTACTATGGGATGAAATGCTCTACTGAGAGGACTGGTGGGAAGACCTTTAACTCGCTTAACCTTTAACTCCTACAGATCAAAGACACCTTAGAGAATCTAGCCTTGGTGTAAATGGTTAcaccatttctgaaaaaaaccaaaacttacTCATTTACTTGAACTACATTGCCCAAGAATGTTTTTCACAGTCCATTAAATACtgcaagaagaagaaatgctgTTCCTTTAACTCATTCATGTTCTTAAACAAAAACCAGAGGTAATCACACTCAAAATCATCACGACTATTCAGAAAAAGAACTTTGCAGCTATGACTACAGCTACAGAGGTAGAAAAAGAAGGGATTATTGCAAGAACTTGTCCTTTTCTGCAACAAGAGTACAGCCTCTGGCACCTCTGCAGCTAGGTCACCATTGACTGGTAATGATGACTCTGCCCATGATGCACAATTTAGTCACTGTCATCATGGTTAGAACTCAGCTGTGACATGCTAGCTAAACCAGTGAGATACCTCAAAAGATCTCAGAGAATTCTGCATGTTGTAATCCAGGCTGTAAGGTATAAATATAACAAGGACAGCAGACAAACAAGATGTTGAGCCTCTCTGGatattttctctgtgctgaTCACAGAGTAAAAAGCACTTCTGAGACCCTCTCACTGAAAATCAGGAAGAAAGGAGGTAAGCATTGTTACCTGTGAGGTCGGAAGGCACGAGATACTTTCTTTTGTCTAAGTCAGGTACTCTGGCTTTGGGTGCTTTTTCCACAATAAcctggaaagagagagagagaaagcaagAAACAGATGATGAGTACCATAAACAAAAACAGTCCAAAAAGCATCAGTGGATAAGGATACTACCCTTTGATGGTGCTACCACGCCTTTAGATATTTAATCTGTAACAAATACACAACACTGGAGAACACACAGGTGAGATGACTTAAAgaagaagaacagaaaacaacTTTAAATCACTCCCAATAGCTGTGCTGGGAGTCCAGGGTTGCAGCAATAAGCATGGTgagtgaaaaaaagaacagacataaaaataaaccataatggctgaggaaaaaaaaaaaaataggacaCCTTGATGTTCCCAATTAAGGTTAATTTTGTATGAAGAAGCTGTCAGGAGGCTAATACATGAACACTAATAAGTTAAACTGTTTCCAGGTTACAGTTCCAAACTGCCTTGCTCAAAATCAGCCCTACTCCCAGTATTCCCACATCCTAATTTCTACTTTCACCAATGCCAAGTGCTCTAGAGTGAAGCAAAGAATTCAAGAGAAACTACAGCTCACTGAggaatgtttctttttaaaatctccagTTCTTCAGGAGTTATCATCTACTCTGAAATTCATATCCTTTAAGTTTACTATCCATACTTCACATAGCTCTGGGCATTTCCTTAATCATATAAACATACAATAATTAAAACCAGCCTATCATCTGGGCAACTGGACCCACAGTGACCTTTGACACAAAATACGATTTTCCTTATATTccaacacagaaaaatacaaagctCAGCAGCTTTAAGATCAAAGAGACCTAGAGGTCTTCTgctaaaagataattttttgttAGTAGAGGTAGGTAAAATATTTACCTCAGAAGCAGGAAGTATTCCAAAAATGACCTGATCTCCTTTTCCATTTAAACCTTTGGAACTACTGTgtttgtgcagaaaaaaaacgGCAGGCTTTTTTTTGTGATATGTATTTTTTGAACTGGTAAAAGATATATAATGTTTCAATCTATGTGGCTTGCTGTTCTGCAGAAGCAATTCTGACCACCTAACCTAAATCTAAAGCTGGATTTTCTGAACTTCCTAAACTTTTAAATTTCCTTAGACCCCATAATGGTAAATACTCCACCTGAGACACTGTGAGACTAATTTCTAAGGGTTCCATGCTCCCATAGCTCTTTGGCAACCCAAATCAGCAAATACAGCTGTTGTGTAAGAGAAAAGGTTGAACTGCTGTGGACTAAGccttcttttgaaaaaaaattatgttgcCCCACCAGTAAGACACCACGCCAAAACAAAATGTTATCATGAGCTTGGTATATTTAGCCTGGATATGGTGCTATGCTAACCTGAATCCTTCTAGAGCCCAGTGAGTATCTGCAAAAAATCTCACACCAGAGAGGTACCATCTAGGACATTCTTACACTGGGCTCCATTTGAATGTGGCCAACACAGCCAAACCCCTGAAACTTCCAAGtttcattttaaacagaaacatGGTTGCCTCAGCTACTTCAAGATTTTCAAGTACCAAAGTTAACACAAGGCACTTAAGCTCCTTCAGGCAGTTTGAGGCAGGACATGCATTTCTGTACAAGATGCAGCTGATAAATGCTGTGAGGAAAGGACAGTACCACAATCTCACCTGAACAGCAACAGCACTTTTTACATTTTGTACCAGCACAGCCGAACAAGGCAGTATCTAACACAATAAACTGCAGTGGGGAGAAACCTCTAGTTCTTGCCTCCAATTAAAAAACTACTGACAAGCCAAACTCCTTGCTGTGACTACCCTGATttgggctgggggtgggggggaagcgGGGGTGAGAAAGGAGGGGGATTGTCG from Poecile atricapillus isolate bPoeAtr1 chromosome Z, bPoeAtr1.hap1, whole genome shotgun sequence encodes:
- the LOC131573344 gene encoding gamma-aminobutyric acid receptor-associated protein-like 1 isoform X2; this translates as MKFQYKEDHPFEYRKKEGEKIRKKYPDRVPVIVEKAPKARVPDLDKRKYLVPSDLTVGQFYFLIRKRIHLRPEDALFFFVNNTIPPTSATMGQLYEDNHEEDYFLYVAYSDESVYGKKL
- the LOC131573344 gene encoding gamma-aminobutyric acid receptor-associated protein-like 1 isoform X1 — translated: MKFQYKEDHPFEYRKKEGEKIRKKYPDRVPVIVEKAPKARVPDLDKRKYLVPSDLTVGQFYFLIRKRIHLRPEDALFFFVNNTIPPTSATMGQLYEDNHEEDYFLYVAYSDESVYGNNAIPGALLRLAKNQSL